The genome window CCTCCACTCCATTTTCCGGAATGGACTGTAATGTCCCTGTAAAATACGCCATTTTAGGGCTTTTAGGCTGATATTTGGGGCAGTTTTAACTTCCATGCTCAATCCCTGAACAGTTACAGGACCTCAAAACAGGCGGCACAGGCTTTGCTTTTTAATTACACCGGAGTGCAACATGTGGAATAAAGGAGAGGTTATGGAATGCTTTTTTCACAGTTTGATGCGAGACACGGAAAGCCCGACTAAACACAATGCCCTGATCACTTTTACTGTGCCCGATGTCGGAATAGTGTTTCGGGCGCAGTTTAAAGGCGATGCCAAAGAAGTTGAATACGCCGGACTTCTGACACTGCTGGAATTCATTGAAAACAATCCCCAGCTTTTCAAAAACAAGACGATCGAAATTTATTCCGACTGTTTTACACTGGTCAACCAGGTCAATCGCAAGATGTTTTGTTCACGAGACCTCGAGCCGTTTTTGAATATGGCGTTGACGATGCAGAAGAAGATTCCCTATAGCCTGAATCTCATCCCCGAAACAGACAACCCTGCCAATCAGGCTATAGGTATAATTTAAAAGTTGTATCCATACCCTCCCTGTCCGGAGGTAGCCGGCGACGGCTGCCTCTTTTTTTTGTGTAAGCTCGAGATCTTTTTCCGACCAAAACCGGGACTTTTCCTCAGGATGACATCTCCCCAACGATTGTGCCCGGCAGATGTCGAATTCTGTGTGTAGAAAAATCTGTTTAGGATTGACTTGAATCCGCTTCAACTCTAACTTATAAACATGGCTAAAGAACCTGTATCAAAACTGAAATTTTCGGATGTGATCAAACAGCTTGAGCAAAACCAGATCGCTCCGATCTATTTTTTCACCGGCGACCAGGAATACCTGAGGCTGGAATTCACGCAGGCGATTATCAAGGCGTTGTTCGGAGAAGATCGTCAGAACGCCACGATCGAAAAAATCCAGGCCAAACCTGGCAAAGCGGCCGAGATGGTCAACGCCGCCATGGAGTATTCGCTTTTCGGCGGGGGACGGCTGGTTATCGTAACCGAGGCTGAACGCTATAACGAAAAAGATCAGAAACTGATCCTGAAGGTTTTGCCGACAATTCCACCGGAAAACAAGCTGGTGATTTTTCATCCAGGCAAACTCGATCTGCGCAAGAAGTTCTATAAATTTATGACCAACGAGGCGACCTGGGTCAGTTTTCTCGCGCTCGATCAGCGCGGAGCTAAATTCTGGGTTCGTCGCCAGGAGCAGAAACATGATCTGACTCTGGAGCCGGGCGCGGTCGATCTTTTGATCGAATTTGCCGGCTACTCATACCGCACGCTGGCAGAGGAAATCGACAAGATCGCTCTCAATATGGAGCCGGGTGCAACTGTAACATCATCGGATATACGCAGTTACGGTTCCCAGTCGGCGGTTTTTTCGATTTTCGAGCTGACCGACGCTCTGGGCCGAAGGGATCGTCAGACAGCACTCAACCGTCTCGAAAGACTGCTTAGCGCGAGGGAAAAATTTACCGACATCCTCAGGCGTGTTTACGGTCATTTTAATTATCTCTATGGCATAGAAGCGCTTGAGCCGTCGCTTTCGGACAAGGCGGTGGCCTCACGAATCAGGGTTCATCCGTTTTTTGTCAAAAAGTGCCGTCAGCAACTCCGCAACTTCAGCCGGGACGATCTCAGCCGCGCGCTCAATTCGCTTTTCGAAGCCGAATATGACAGCCGTTTCGAGCGTATGCCTCAGAACTATATTCTCGAGCGGTTGATCGTAAAACTTACCGAATCTCCGGAATAAAAGCTCGGAATATTTGTATAGATGACACGGAAGCAGAATTTGCCGAAATCCGAAACGGAATTGATCGGTCGTGCCAAAGCCGGCGACAAGGTAGCTTTCGGAGCGCTGGTGCGGATGTTTCAGAAACCGGTTTATAATTTAGCTTACAGGTTCGTGCGCGATCATGACACAGCCGATGACCTGACCCAGGAAGCATTCATCCGGGCCTACAAAGCGCTCGACAGTTTCATCGAAGGCAAAAGTTTTCGCAACTGGATACTGACGATAGCATCGAACCTGGCGATCAATTCCCTGCGGAGGAGAAAACATGAAACCCCGCTCGACCAATCGGTTTCGGAGGAGACACAAGCCGACACGAATCCCTCGGCCAACCCGCATGAGCAGGTGGTGGCCTCCTCATTGCGCGATAAAATAGCAGAGGCGGTCGAGAGCCTTCCGGAGGAATTCAAGGCGGTTTTTGTTTTGCGGACGTATGAAGATATGAGTTACGCTGAAATCGCAGAAGCACTTAAAATTGAAAGCGGGACTGTCATGTCCCGGCTTTCCCGGGCCCGTGCCCGGCTAAAAGAAATGCTCAAGGATTATCTCGATGAGTAAGTTTTCCGATGATTTCGAAAAATACCTGAACCTGTACCTGGACAATGAACTGCCCGACTCTGAACGAAGGGAGTTCGAAAACTACCTGGCTGAAAATCCGGATAAAGCGGAAGAACTCGCGCTCTATCAAAAGCTCGACAGCGAGGCCCGCGAAATCGAAGTTCCCGAACGGGCAGAGGGCTACTGGGAGGGACTGGCCGGACGGATCGATTCACAGGTCGAGCGTCTCGAAAGCGGTGGTACGCCACAAAAGTCGGAATCGCCCTTCAAAAACCTGGTCTTCAGTTTCCATAACTGGATGAAACTGGCAGCCGGTGCTTTGATGATTGTTACGGTCTTTTTGATCAGCCGTCATCTGTCGGATGATTTCAGCCTGATGGATGTTATGGATGATAAACTTTTGGAGAAGCAGAAGAGCCTGACGGTAGATTCTCCCGAAACTTCACCCGCAAAAAATATCGATTCACAATTTCAGGACTTGGATAAAACTCGACCCGGTGATGAAATAATCGATATCCGTGGCGGAGGATCGGGTGAGGACAGGTATGAAATCGACGGTGTAACGGCAGATTCGCAGATTGGAAATTACGTAGATAAAGCGACGGAAATTGCCACAACCGACACAATTGACCGCCAAACTGAAGTCGAAGATCAAATTGAAGCTTCAAAAAAACATAGCGAAGTCGTCCTGTCCGAATCTGAGACTGTCAAGCCAAAATCACAGCAAAAACAAGATTCCGAAGAAGAGGTGGTGACGGCTTCCCGCGATAAAA of Candidatus Zixiibacteriota bacterium contains these proteins:
- a CDS encoding sigma-70 family RNA polymerase sigma factor, which produces MTRKQNLPKSETELIGRAKAGDKVAFGALVRMFQKPVYNLAYRFVRDHDTADDLTQEAFIRAYKALDSFIEGKSFRNWILTIASNLAINSLRRRKHETPLDQSVSEETQADTNPSANPHEQVVASSLRDKIAEAVESLPEEFKAVFVLRTYEDMSYAEIAEALKIESGTVMSRLSRARARLKEMLKDYLDE
- the holA gene encoding DNA polymerase III subunit delta, which encodes MAKEPVSKLKFSDVIKQLEQNQIAPIYFFTGDQEYLRLEFTQAIIKALFGEDRQNATIEKIQAKPGKAAEMVNAAMEYSLFGGGRLVIVTEAERYNEKDQKLILKVLPTIPPENKLVIFHPGKLDLRKKFYKFMTNEATWVSFLALDQRGAKFWVRRQEQKHDLTLEPGAVDLLIEFAGYSYRTLAEEIDKIALNMEPGATVTSSDIRSYGSQSAVFSIFELTDALGRRDRQTALNRLERLLSAREKFTDILRRVYGHFNYLYGIEALEPSLSDKAVASRIRVHPFFVKKCRQQLRNFSRDDLSRALNSLFEAEYDSRFERMPQNYILERLIVKLTESPE